In the genome of Solibacillus silvestris, one region contains:
- a CDS encoding ABC transporter substrate-binding protein: MNKLWVWIGIILVIGFIINYWMLIVGAVALYYGIKKLVKYSKEKQQQKALIAEQQQIIENQSTIEYKMERLLILTNNIDPNGYKRQLYKNKQQLDLRDYWYKYLDLRAKLILNDTPTYREEEVLHIMCDELLIRMDNLEIEVTDAVKKEFIEENLMPLLKDVVEIMEDISPVKTINMDAYRLLKANNH, translated from the coding sequence ATGAATAAATTATGGGTTTGGATCGGGATTATTTTAGTTATTGGGTTTATCATCAATTACTGGATGTTAATCGTTGGAGCCGTTGCTCTGTATTATGGAATTAAGAAACTTGTAAAATATTCTAAAGAGAAACAGCAACAAAAAGCGCTAATAGCAGAACAACAGCAAATAATAGAAAATCAATCAACGATCGAGTATAAAATGGAAAGATTGCTAATTTTAACAAATAATATTGATCCCAATGGATATAAGCGCCAATTGTATAAAAACAAGCAGCAATTGGATTTAAGGGATTACTGGTATAAATATTTGGATTTACGCGCAAAACTCATTTTGAATGACACACCTACATACCGTGAAGAGGAAGTTTTGCACATAATGTGTGATGAACTGCTAATACGAATGGATAACTTGGAAATAGAAGTAACAGATGCGGTCAAAAAAGAATTTATTGAAGAAAACTTAATGCCATTGCTAAAAGATGTAGTGGAAATCATGGAAGATATCAGCCCAGTGAAAACAATTAATATGGATGCATACCGCTTATTGAAAGCGAATAATCATTAG
- a CDS encoding spore gernimation protein GerA, whose amino-acid sequence MSSEENIKWINEQFKDTNELTMKTLEDDDKKAELFYIKPLINVELLQQIIIKPFFEMQSETKFIRYLKALPQFQDSKSQEQLKTEVLNGNVVLFIQNKFYLLDLKFSFNDQTNAASVETTIHGSQLALSDNIATNINIIRSDYHQPTLYVEYATIGQVNNHKMAIIYDKEKVNKNALKLITEKLQQVDKQVITSTVQLSNYINNKKLSLFPQLIMTERPDRIVYNLAGGKVIILVDGNPQALIAPVYFFDFMTSMEDNYHSFYISFFLKFLRYTGLFISLLLPGLYIGITSFAPEVFRTELALTIAGSRIGVPFSSFVEVLFMLFFMEMLLEASIRLPKSISATATTVGGLILGTAVTEASLASDIMVIIVSAVAISTFVIPINEMAFSIRVIRFIFILAATLLGLAGLTLALYAMIMYLVSIDSFGEPYLKFNEKKTSKTKAGEEI is encoded by the coding sequence ATGTCTTCGGAAGAGAACATTAAGTGGATTAATGAACAATTCAAAGATACAAATGAATTAACGATGAAGACGCTGGAAGATGATGATAAGAAAGCAGAGCTGTTTTACATAAAGCCGCTTATCAATGTGGAATTGCTTCAACAAATTATCATTAAACCTTTTTTTGAAATGCAATCTGAAACTAAATTTATCCGATATCTGAAAGCTTTGCCTCAATTTCAGGACAGTAAGTCACAGGAGCAACTGAAAACTGAAGTACTGAACGGCAATGTAGTTCTTTTCATACAGAATAAATTTTATTTGCTGGACCTGAAATTTTCTTTCAATGACCAGACGAATGCAGCATCAGTTGAAACAACAATACACGGTTCCCAGCTGGCACTTAGCGACAATATTGCGACCAATATTAATATTATTCGATCCGATTACCATCAGCCGACGTTATATGTTGAATATGCCACGATAGGTCAAGTAAACAATCATAAAATGGCTATCATTTACGACAAGGAAAAAGTAAATAAAAATGCCCTGAAACTCATCACGGAAAAATTGCAACAAGTGGATAAGCAGGTCATTACATCTACGGTTCAGCTAAGTAACTATATCAACAATAAAAAGTTATCATTATTTCCGCAGTTGATTATGACCGAACGTCCGGACAGGATCGTTTATAACTTGGCTGGAGGCAAAGTTATCATATTGGTGGATGGTAACCCTCAAGCATTGATTGCCCCAGTATATTTCTTCGACTTTATGACATCGATGGAGGATAATTACCATTCATTTTATATATCGTTTTTCCTTAAATTTCTTCGTTATACCGGGTTATTTATCAGTCTCCTTTTACCGGGCTTATATATCGGTATTACTTCATTTGCACCGGAAGTGTTCAGGACAGAACTCGCTTTGACAATTGCAGGAAGCCGAATTGGGGTACCGTTTTCTTCATTTGTAGAAGTACTGTTCATGCTGTTTTTTATGGAAATGCTGCTGGAAGCGAGTATACGACTACCGAAAAGTATTAGTGCGACTGCTACAACCGTTGGGGGATTAATTTTAGGGACGGCTGTAACAGAAGCATCTCTCGCATCGGATATTATGGTTATTATTGTATCGGCGGTGGCAATATCAACTTTTGTTATTCCAATCAATGAAATGGCATTTTCCATACGAGTAATTCGCTTCATTTTCATTCTTGCAGCAACACTACTCGGTCTGGCAGGATTAACGTTAGCGCTTTATGCGATGATTATGTATTTAGTGAGTATCGATAGCTTCGGTGAACCGTATCTGAAATTCAATGAAAAGAAGACAAGTAAAACGAAGGCAGGGGAGGAAATATGA